In the Campylobacter showae genome, one interval contains:
- a CDS encoding flavocytochrome c yields the protein MQKISRRNFIKTGFAVAAVGALNLQAAQEDEIKWDAEYDVLVVGSGLSANVAGIVAAEGGLSVALLEKMSRMGGNSVVSQLDFACVGTEQQEKAGIKDSIELFVKDLNKAGKGFNYIEQSYRIAENSKRAYEFVKARGVQYAEKLKHLGGHSVARSLETVGGGGACVQALNSHFESKGGKTLKRVKVDEIVLDKNGAAIGLRVREEYKFDKNLADDDAQNVSGDVKFYKAKKAVIFASGGFSADKTFKAAQNPRLALASTPSNPGATAGALKTMVRAGAMPVQLSLGRYSFGIPTEDLIFAIAVDGKNSKRFMNEDGDRQTLSDNILENMQKNESDLFPTIIFDETGFTSSHDPKRLQKFIETGKMKKFESLDELAAEFKLNAQILKEEIKRYNESVAAKTDADFKKDLTKVAPIEKAPFYAILGAPGISYTPGGVRVNLNFEVLNINDSKPIKNLYAVGEATGGVHGFTRLTSCSTPDCISSAMIAAEHILKG from the coding sequence ATGCAAAAAATTTCTAGAAGAAATTTCATCAAAACCGGCTTCGCGGTAGCTGCGGTAGGCGCGTTAAATTTGCAGGCGGCACAGGAGGATGAGATAAAATGGGACGCGGAATACGACGTCTTGGTTGTAGGTAGCGGCCTTAGCGCAAACGTCGCGGGCATCGTAGCAGCCGAGGGTGGGCTTAGTGTAGCGCTACTAGAAAAGATGTCGCGAATGGGCGGCAACTCTGTAGTTTCTCAGCTTGATTTTGCCTGCGTGGGCACCGAGCAACAAGAAAAAGCCGGCATCAAAGACTCCATCGAGCTTTTCGTAAAAGATCTAAACAAAGCAGGCAAGGGCTTTAACTACATTGAGCAGTCGTACAGGATCGCTGAGAATTCAAAAAGAGCGTATGAATTCGTCAAAGCAAGAGGCGTGCAATACGCCGAAAAGCTAAAGCATCTGGGCGGACATAGCGTGGCAAGAAGTCTAGAGACCGTAGGCGGAGGCGGAGCGTGCGTGCAGGCGCTAAATTCTCACTTTGAAAGCAAGGGCGGCAAGACGCTAAAGCGCGTAAAAGTCGATGAAATCGTACTGGATAAAAACGGCGCGGCGATAGGGTTAAGAGTGAGAGAGGAATATAAATTTGATAAAAACCTAGCCGACGACGATGCGCAAAACGTTTCTGGGGACGTTAAATTTTATAAAGCTAAAAAGGCCGTAATTTTTGCAAGCGGCGGATTTTCGGCGGATAAAACCTTTAAAGCGGCGCAAAATCCAAGGCTCGCTCTAGCTTCCACTCCGTCAAATCCAGGTGCGACGGCAGGTGCGTTAAAAACCATGGTAAGGGCGGGCGCGATGCCTGTACAGCTTAGCCTGGGACGCTATTCGTTTGGTATTCCGACGGAGGATTTGATATTTGCTATTGCGGTCGACGGCAAAAACTCAAAGAGGTTTATGAACGAAGACGGCGATAGGCAGACTTTGTCCGATAATATTTTAGAAAATATGCAAAAAAATGAAAGTGATCTGTTCCCGACTATAATCTTTGACGAGACGGGATTTACCTCCAGTCACGACCCAAAAAGGCTGCAAAAGTTTATAGAAACCGGCAAGATGAAAAAATTTGAGAGCTTAGACGAGCTGGCGGCGGAATTTAAGCTAAATGCGCAAATTTTAAAAGAGGAAATAAAGCGGTATAACGAAAGCGTCGCTGCCAAAACCGATGCCGATTTTAAAAAAGATTTAACTAAAGTCGCTCCGATAGAAAAGGCTCCGTTTTACGCGATACTCGGGGCTCCTGGCATCAGCTATACTCCGGGCGGCGTGAGGGTAAATTTGAACTTTGAAGTTCTTAATATAAATGATAGCAAGCCTATTAAAAATTTATACGCTGTAGGCGAGGCGACGGGCGGCGTGCACGGATTTACGAGGCTTACAAGCTGCTCGACGCCCGATTGTATCAGCTCGGCGATGATAGCGGCGGAGCATATACTAAAAGGCTAA
- a CDS encoding DNA-binding protein, whose amino-acid sequence MSKVPVSEAAEILGVTKEAVYNRIRRGTLKTFEKDGVKYVVLDGYEPQTAPKSAPKTSKSAKSSEPKKAAKAGEFDVNEFLLSQISELKEQNQNLQADKERLFREKEQILLNNKSEIAQIYRERDEKLRGFLSMLERPLLARQNGEYVAPIDVEFIENESKNEGKWTSLAEFLKSQNLSGKSLKKTQNKIIKNIGKSKFIKFKKGVIMVKSKKISKELDKK is encoded by the coding sequence ATGTCCAAAGTGCCCGTGAGCGAGGCCGCGGAAATCTTAGGCGTAACCAAAGAAGCCGTTTACAACCGCATTCGTCGCGGCACGCTAAAAACCTTTGAAAAAGACGGCGTAAAATACGTGGTTTTGGACGGCTACGAGCCTCAAACCGCACCCAAATCGGCGCCCAAAACTTCAAAATCCGCCAAAAGCTCGGAGCCAAAAAAAGCCGCTAAAGCCGGCGAATTTGACGTGAACGAATTTCTACTCTCGCAAATTAGCGAACTAAAAGAACAAAATCAAAATTTGCAAGCCGATAAAGAGAGGCTTTTTCGCGAAAAAGAGCAAATTTTGCTAAATAATAAATCCGAAATCGCTCAAATTTACCGCGAAAGAGACGAGAAGCTAAGGGGATTTTTAAGCATGCTCGAGCGACCGCTGCTAGCGCGTCAAAACGGCGAATATGTAGCTCCTATCGACGTCGAATTCATCGAGAACGAGTCTAAAAACGAGGGTAAATGGACGAGCTTGGCCGAGTTTTTAAAATCGCAAAATTTAAGCGGCAAGAGCCTTAAGAAAACGCAAAATAAAATCATAAAAAACATCGGAAAATCAAAATTTATCAAATTTAAAAAGGGCGTGATAATGGTAAAAAGCAAGAAAATTTCAAAGGAGCTAGATAAAAAATGA
- a CDS encoding glutathionylspermidine synthase family protein has protein sequence MINLKKIEPLNSEFLGEIGFTWHTDPDGSDYVADELVEVGEAQAEAYYNAANELYDMFVAAAQHVIDNNLYHEVGIPFNLVDLVRKSWENDVHWHLYGRFDLAGGLDGKPIKLIEFNADTPTAVFETAIIQWAALKFNCMDESAQFNDLYDALKQNFRRLVTLDEETESFNEHYEGWKILFSSVAGSSEDEQTVKLLQYIAEEAGFHTAFAYVDEVVFNDEEGVFFDGENYEYWFKLVPWEDIAVEEGELAIILKNIVQNQKAIILNPAYTLLFQSKGILKILWDLYPNHPLLLQASDKPIAGKKYVKKPVFGREGANVSVIEADGSVSLQNGGDYGQNRAIYQEFYEFNKDAANNSYQAGVFFAYEACALGYRRGGEILDNYSKFVGHFIK, from the coding sequence ATGATAAATTTAAAAAAAATCGAACCGCTAAATAGCGAATTTTTAGGCGAGATCGGCTTTACGTGGCACACCGATCCGGACGGTAGCGACTACGTAGCAGACGAGCTAGTCGAGGTTGGCGAGGCGCAGGCAGAGGCGTACTACAACGCCGCAAACGAGCTATACGATATGTTCGTCGCAGCCGCCCAGCACGTCATCGACAACAACCTCTACCACGAGGTCGGCATCCCGTTTAACCTCGTAGATCTCGTGCGCAAAAGCTGGGAAAACGACGTGCACTGGCACCTTTACGGTAGATTTGACCTTGCAGGCGGTCTAGACGGCAAGCCGATAAAACTCATCGAATTTAACGCCGACACACCGACGGCCGTGTTTGAGACGGCGATCATCCAGTGGGCGGCGCTTAAGTTTAACTGCATGGACGAGAGCGCGCAGTTTAACGACCTTTATGACGCCCTAAAGCAAAATTTTAGGCGCCTCGTGACGCTAGATGAGGAGACCGAGAGCTTTAACGAGCACTACGAGGGTTGGAAAATTTTATTTAGCTCGGTTGCGGGCAGTAGCGAGGACGAGCAGACCGTGAAGCTATTGCAATACATCGCCGAGGAGGCGGGCTTTCACACGGCGTTTGCTTACGTCGATGAGGTCGTATTTAACGACGAGGAGGGCGTGTTTTTCGACGGCGAAAACTACGAGTACTGGTTTAAGCTCGTGCCGTGGGAGGACATCGCCGTAGAGGAAGGCGAGCTAGCTATAATCCTAAAAAACATCGTCCAAAATCAAAAAGCCATCATCCTAAATCCCGCATACACGCTGCTTTTCCAAAGCAAAGGCATCTTAAAAATTCTATGGGATTTATACCCGAATCACCCGCTTTTACTGCAGGCTAGCGACAAGCCGATCGCGGGCAAAAAGTACGTGAAAAAGCCGGTTTTCGGACGAGAGGGCGCAAACGTGAGCGTGATCGAGGCTGACGGTAGCGTGAGCTTGCAAAACGGCGGCGACTACGGTCAAAACCGCGCGATCTATCAGGAATTTTACGAATTTAACAAAGACGCTGCCAACAACAGCTACCAAGCCGGCGTGTTTTTTGCCTACGAGGCGTGCGCGCTAGGATACCGCAGAGGCGGCGAAATTTTAGACAACTACTCCAAATTCGTGGGGCACTTTATCAAATAA
- the rpsU gene encoding 30S ribosomal protein S21: MPGIKVHPNESFDEAYRKFKKQTDRNLVVTEVRARRFFEPMTEIRKKQKIAARKKMLKRLYMLRRYESKL, encoded by the coding sequence TTGCCTGGTATTAAGGTACATCCTAACGAGTCTTTTGACGAAGCTTACAGAAAGTTCAAAAAGCAAACCGACAGGAATCTTGTCGTGACTGAAGTTCGCGCAAGACGCTTTTTCGAGCCTATGACCGAGATCCGCAAAAAACAAAAAATCGCGGCTCGCAAGAAAATGCTTAAACGTCTATATATGCTTAGACGCTACGAGTCAAAGCTCTAA
- a CDS encoding YajQ family cyclic di-GMP-binding protein, which produces MATEHSFDISAAVDMMEVKNALETAKKEIAARYDFKGLVAEVELNEKEKIITLLSSSDNKIDALKDIVISKLIKRNIPPVAVTESKRESASGGNIKATLKLNDTLDSENAKKITKAIKDAKLKVTAAIRGEEVRVSGKSIDDLQECIRLVKGLNLELPISFKNLK; this is translated from the coding sequence ATGGCAACTGAGCATAGTTTTGATATAAGCGCGGCGGTCGATATGATGGAGGTCAAAAACGCGCTAGAGACGGCAAAAAAGGAGATCGCAGCGAGATATGATTTTAAGGGGCTTGTGGCCGAGGTGGAGCTAAACGAAAAGGAAAAAATCATCACGCTTCTTAGCTCTAGCGACAACAAAATCGACGCGCTAAAAGACATCGTGATCTCAAAGCTCATCAAGCGAAACATCCCGCCCGTAGCCGTGACTGAAAGCAAACGCGAGAGTGCTAGCGGCGGAAATATCAAAGCGACGCTAAAGCTAAACGACACCCTAGACAGCGAAAACGCAAAAAAAATCACCAAAGCGATCAAGGACGCAAAGCTAAAAGTAACTGCGGCGATCCGCGGCGAAGAGGTACGAGTAAGCGGTAAAAGTATCGACGATCTGCAAGAGTGCATTAGACTCGTGAAGGGGTTAAATTTGGAGTTGCCGATTAGTTTTAAAAACTTAAAATAG
- a CDS encoding UPF0323 family lipoprotein: protein MRVFKGIKKVASYAAVGGFGAVVIAGLAGCGSNDNGGESSALNEAAQKTGAFVIIEETAPGKYKVLEEYPSSETRVVLKDINGTERVLSKEEMDKLIAEENAKIDAGTSNLTNPNAQNAQLSSGGMSMGEALLASAAGAIIGSWIGNKLFNNPGYQAQRQSAYKNPSAYSRSVDSFNKAKATSSASKPSGGKSGFFGGSSSSSSSSFGG from the coding sequence ATGAGAGTTTTTAAAGGCATAAAAAAAGTAGCAAGCTACGCTGCTGTGGGCGGATTTGGCGCGGTCGTGATAGCAGGGCTGGCCGGCTGCGGTAGCAACGATAACGGCGGCGAAAGTAGCGCGCTAAACGAAGCGGCGCAAAAAACGGGAGCTTTCGTCATCATCGAAGAAACCGCGCCGGGCAAATATAAAGTCCTAGAGGAGTATCCAAGCAGCGAAACGCGCGTCGTGCTAAAGGATATCAACGGCACCGAGCGCGTTCTGAGCAAAGAGGAGATGGATAAACTAATCGCAGAGGAAAACGCCAAAATCGATGCCGGAACGTCAAATTTGACGAATCCGAACGCTCAAAACGCGCAACTTTCAAGCGGCGGCATGAGTATGGGCGAGGCGCTACTAGCCTCGGCCGCGGGCGCGATCATCGGCAGCTGGATCGGCAACAAACTCTTTAACAACCCGGGCTATCAGGCGCAGCGCCAAAGCGCGTATAAAAACCCGAGTGCGTATTCAAGGAGCGTAGATAGCTTTAACAAAGCCAAAGCCACGAGCTCGGCAAGTAAACCAAGCGGCGGAAAGAGCGGATTTTTCGGCGGATCAAGTTCAAGTTCAAGCTCAAGTTTCGGAGGATAA
- a CDS encoding DUF2314 domain-containing protein, with protein MGFFKKIFGKQVDLGEQMPIYFASNEEDYMQRAFEQARESFRYFWRELYWERHRVVRGLDFAMVKICFLDIVDGEEVGEHMWINDVDFDGETISGTLVNEPDAVQNVKNGDRVNAKMDEMSDWMFAVGGRAYGGFSVQAMRSRMQKGELKEHDKAWGLDFGDFNDILVVYEQKEHPENLAEHPMSENMRERFEQYVKENQSIITDADELGFTQLHREALAGNLALVNVLLANGADKNLRTKSGKTAADFAKHLGWKDIVKALA; from the coding sequence ATGGGCTTTTTTAAGAAAATTTTCGGCAAACAAGTCGATCTGGGCGAGCAAATGCCGATTTATTTCGCAAGTAACGAAGAGGACTACATGCAGCGCGCATTCGAGCAGGCGCGCGAGAGCTTTAGGTATTTTTGGCGCGAGCTTTACTGGGAGCGCCACAGGGTCGTGCGAGGGCTTGATTTTGCGATGGTTAAAATTTGCTTTTTAGACATCGTGGACGGCGAAGAAGTCGGCGAGCATATGTGGATTAACGACGTGGATTTTGACGGCGAGACCATCTCGGGCACGCTCGTAAACGAGCCTGACGCCGTGCAAAACGTAAAAAACGGCGACCGCGTGAACGCAAAGATGGACGAGATGAGCGACTGGATGTTTGCAGTGGGCGGACGCGCGTACGGCGGCTTTAGCGTGCAGGCGATGCGCTCGCGCATGCAAAAGGGCGAGCTAAAAGAGCACGATAAAGCGTGGGGGCTTGATTTTGGCGATTTTAACGATATTTTGGTGGTTTACGAGCAAAAAGAGCACCCGGAAAATTTAGCCGAGCATCCGATGAGCGAAAATATGCGCGAGCGGTTTGAGCAATACGTAAAAGAGAACCAAAGTATCATCACGGATGCCGATGAGCTCGGATTTACGCAGCTACACCGCGAGGCGCTCGCGGGCAATCTAGCGCTTGTAAACGTACTGCTGGCAAACGGCGCGGACAAAAACTTACGCACGAAAAGCGGCAAAACCGCGGCTGATTTTGCCAAGCATTTGGGCTGGAAAGATATCGTTAAAGCTCTTGCTTAA
- a CDS encoding dynamin family protein, whose product MDTDKFLSEIWGALKLFLDPKTQILADERSLAVLLAADAENFDRFMALKEFRDILHALGLKADIYSLQCAQLGTINALKSAKISKSKLLAALEILQTENIISAEHFKRLSDFLRSLGADLPTQNEQEGSNFKKSDVFHQKIDALNDICERILSLNPGENVAKAATKARQKARELEFNVAVTGVINAGKSTLLNALLGKKILGASNVPETVNLTVLKYAPEPFARVNFWSEAELKELGIAQDKDDDIGEIYGGAGVKFESETAQNLNVKFDADGDTSQAKFESPNASEICSEPPASKTVKTDEIKRYTSADSKYAKFVKSVELYENLELLKDNVRIIDTPGIDDAVAAREELVRRFMRECDLMVHLMNVSQSATQKDLDFIVSSLQNSHAVRLAVLLTHADVLKQGELNEVAAYAKKSVEERTRSLGVGAEFFAVSAKSYFEGGQNSGVEEFKEYLYETLFGQNSQKSRLGIEAYKKELGHVCAQFAADTQSEILKLTGSNLSLSQKLSELNEQKTALASRLEEVRVAVKEELERLDTAKTAASYELGLKSLAQTLKQRVADDVNYAASKKQKIDPQRLSRIAQTTIKDGVIVLMRQNRNEIVRQIAACAQNIALKFGEFESKTAAAEVFSINDYLNSKGISLECAQVADAVASAANSGAQGIPEAAKVAAEEFLGAQRIKNFVFELSEFEKSEFKKRIEAALKEQEKALAISEEALKNELAQLAKTSGRDSRELERLNSQSEAINAINLELQSV is encoded by the coding sequence GTGGATACGGATAAATTTTTAAGCGAAATTTGGGGCGCTCTTAAGCTATTTTTAGACCCTAAAACGCAAATTCTCGCAGACGAGCGAAGCCTCGCCGTTTTACTCGCGGCGGATGCGGAGAATTTCGATAGATTTATGGCGCTAAAGGAGTTTAGGGATATCCTTCACGCGCTTGGGCTAAAAGCCGACATATACAGCCTCCAGTGCGCTCAGCTAGGCACGATAAACGCTCTAAAATCCGCAAAAATCTCAAAATCAAAGCTTCTGGCCGCCCTAGAAATCCTGCAAACCGAAAACATAATCTCCGCTGAGCATTTTAAGAGGCTCTCGGATTTTTTACGCTCTCTTGGCGCGGATTTGCCGACACAAAACGAGCAAGAGGGTTCAAATTTTAAAAAATCGGACGTCTTTCACCAAAAAATAGACGCGCTAAACGATATCTGCGAGCGAATTTTGTCGCTAAACCCGGGCGAGAACGTCGCAAAAGCGGCGACAAAAGCGCGCCAAAAAGCGCGCGAGCTAGAGTTTAACGTCGCGGTTACGGGCGTCATAAACGCGGGCAAATCAACCCTGCTAAACGCGCTGCTGGGCAAAAAAATCCTAGGCGCTTCAAACGTGCCCGAGACTGTAAATTTGACCGTGCTAAAGTATGCGCCCGAGCCTTTTGCAAGGGTAAATTTTTGGAGCGAGGCTGAGCTAAAAGAGCTTGGAATAGCCCAAGATAAAGATGACGATATCGGCGAAATTTACGGCGGCGCGGGTGTCAAATTTGAGAGCGAAACGGCGCAAAATTTAAACGTCAAATTTGACGCGGACGGCGATACTTCGCAAGCTAAATTTGAGAGCCCTAACGCGAGCGAGATTTGCTCCGAACCGCCTGCTAGCAAGACCGTCAAAACGGACGAGATCAAGCGCTACACCTCGGCGGACTCCAAATACGCCAAATTCGTAAAAAGCGTCGAGCTTTACGAAAATTTGGAGCTTTTAAAGGATAACGTGCGCATCATCGACACGCCCGGCATCGACGACGCGGTGGCTGCGCGCGAGGAGCTGGTACGGCGATTTATGCGGGAGTGCGACCTGATGGTGCACCTGATGAACGTCTCGCAAAGCGCCACGCAAAAGGATCTGGACTTCATTGTTTCAAGCCTGCAAAACTCTCATGCCGTGAGGCTCGCCGTGCTGCTCACGCACGCGGACGTGCTAAAGCAGGGCGAGCTAAACGAAGTCGCCGCCTACGCCAAAAAGAGCGTCGAGGAGCGCACGCGCAGCCTTGGCGTCGGGGCTGAGTTTTTCGCCGTGAGCGCTAAAAGCTACTTTGAGGGCGGGCAAAACAGCGGCGTCGAGGAGTTTAAGGAGTATCTTTACGAGACGCTTTTTGGGCAAAATAGCCAAAAATCTCGCCTTGGCATCGAGGCATATAAAAAGGAGCTCGGCCACGTCTGCGCGCAGTTTGCGGCGGATACGCAAAGCGAGATTTTAAAACTAACGGGTTCAAATTTGAGCTTGTCGCAAAAGCTTTCTGAACTAAACGAGCAAAAAACCGCGCTGGCTAGCCGTCTAGAGGAAGTGAGGGTCGCGGTAAAAGAGGAGCTGGAGCGCCTAGATACGGCCAAAACCGCAGCTAGCTACGAGCTTGGGCTAAAATCCCTTGCGCAAACGCTAAAGCAGCGCGTCGCGGATGACGTAAACTACGCGGCCTCTAAAAAACAAAAGATCGATCCGCAGCGCCTCTCGCGCATCGCGCAAACTACGATCAAAGACGGCGTCATCGTCCTAATGCGTCAAAACCGCAACGAAATCGTACGGCAAATCGCCGCGTGCGCGCAAAATATCGCGCTAAAATTCGGCGAATTTGAGAGCAAAACGGCGGCCGCCGAGGTCTTTAGCATAAATGACTATCTAAACTCAAAAGGGATAAGCTTAGAGTGCGCCCAGGTCGCGGACGCTGTGGCTAGCGCGGCAAACTCGGGCGCGCAAGGCATACCCGAAGCCGCCAAAGTAGCCGCGGAGGAGTTTTTGGGTGCCCAGCGGATCAAAAATTTCGTTTTCGAGCTTAGCGAATTTGAAAAAAGCGAGTTTAAAAAGCGTATCGAAGCCGCGCTAAAAGAGCAAGAAAAGGCGCTCGCAATCAGCGAAGAGGCACTAAAAAACGAGCTTGCCCAGCTAGCGAAAACTAGCGGGCGGGACTCGCGCGAGCTAGAGCGACTAAACTCGCAAAGCGAGGCGATAAATGCTATAAATTTGGAGCTGCAAAGTGTTTGA
- a CDS encoding coproporphyrinogen III oxidase family protein: MGFKNIIEKFAVNYAHNSIQKSLYNEFNIDILTTTYTKTPKKDKKYMLYAHVPFCHTFCPYCSFHKYHYEQELAKIYFENLREEMRQIKEAGFDFTSLYVGGGTTLINEPELEKTLKLAKELFSVEDISAESDPNHISPESLSRFDGLIDRLSVGVQSFDNETLKRVGRYEKFGSAEETKRKLEKALGKIPVISLDLIFNLPNQTKEQLINDINVAKSISPQQITFYPLMKSELTRENIARSLGVSNVDNEREFYEIIVSEFAKGGYKQSNAWAFSNEKSADLRDEYVGSNLEYVGVGSGAFSFLDGELVINAFNLLDYGRKIKGRQSPVIAKCAFSKKERLKYTFLTRLFDGAVDIKAYNEQNDANINKDLFVELSLLKLVNAIYEENGVIKPTFFGKYICVVLMRDFYAGMDKVRAIFKNDAKIKRSKVLRIMSEDTEQKFEQNIIQPRAAM; the protein is encoded by the coding sequence GTGGGATTTAAGAATATTATAGAAAAATTTGCGGTAAATTACGCTCATAATTCTATTCAAAAATCACTATACAACGAATTTAACATAGATATTTTGACCACAACTTACACAAAAACTCCAAAAAAAGACAAAAAGTACATGCTCTACGCGCACGTGCCGTTTTGTCACACATTTTGCCCGTATTGCTCGTTTCACAAGTACCACTACGAGCAGGAGCTTGCGAAAATTTACTTTGAAAATTTACGTGAGGAGATGAGGCAGATAAAAGAGGCCGGCTTTGACTTTACATCGCTTTATGTGGGCGGCGGCACGACGCTTATAAACGAGCCAGAGCTTGAAAAAACGCTAAAACTCGCAAAAGAGCTCTTTAGTGTCGAAGATATCTCGGCCGAAAGCGATCCAAACCACATCTCGCCGGAGAGCCTAAGCCGTTTTGACGGGCTTATAGATCGCTTAAGCGTAGGCGTGCAAAGTTTTGATAATGAGACGCTAAAAAGAGTCGGCAGGTATGAGAAATTCGGCTCTGCAGAAGAGACGAAAAGAAAGCTCGAGAAGGCTCTGGGCAAAATCCCGGTCATAAGCCTTGATCTCATCTTTAACCTACCAAATCAAACAAAAGAGCAGCTCATAAACGACATAAACGTCGCAAAATCAATCTCTCCGCAGCAAATCACCTTCTATCCGCTCATGAAATCGGAGCTAACGAGAGAGAACATCGCTCGCTCGCTCGGCGTCTCAAACGTCGATAACGAGCGCGAATTTTACGAAATCATCGTGAGCGAATTTGCCAAAGGCGGATATAAGCAAAGTAACGCTTGGGCGTTTTCAAACGAAAAAAGCGCCGATCTTCGCGACGAATACGTGGGCTCAAATTTAGAGTACGTGGGTGTGGGCAGCGGTGCATTTAGCTTCCTTGACGGCGAGCTTGTGATAAACGCATTTAACCTACTTGATTACGGCAGAAAGATCAAGGGCAGGCAAAGCCCGGTCATCGCAAAATGCGCATTTAGCAAAAAAGAGAGACTGAAATACACGTTTTTAACAAGGCTTTTTGACGGCGCCGTGGATATCAAAGCCTACAACGAGCAAAACGACGCAAACATCAACAAAGACCTATTTGTCGAGCTTAGCTTGCTAAAGCTAGTGAACGCTATCTACGAAGAAAACGGCGTTATCAAGCCGACGTTTTTCGGCAAATACATCTGCGTCGTACTCATGCGCGACTTTTATGCCGGTATGGATAAGGTGCGTGCAATATTTAAAAACGACGCGAAGATCAAACGTAGCAAAGTGCTTCGCATCATGAGCGAAGACACCGAGCAGAAATTTGAACAAAACATCATTCAGCCTCGCGCCGCTATGTAA
- a CDS encoding D-2-hydroxyacid dehydrogenase, with the protein MKIVCLDAATLGSDVKLDVFGQFGEFVSFETTAEAERIERLNGADVAVTNKVVIDKETMDASNLKLICISATGMNNVDLAYAAAKGIAVKNVAGYSTASVVQHTFACLFALTNRIKFYDNYAQSGEWAKSEIFTNLDRSIGEIAGKSFGVIGLGDIGRGVARIAAAFGARVSYYSTSGANANAEFKRQNLGELLSGCDIVSIHAPLNEKTRNLIGERELNLMKEGAILMNFGRGGIVDESAVASAIDGRNLRFASDVLETEPMRADHPLLNIKNKENLILTPHVAWASFEARERLVAMIAENIKEFLKG; encoded by the coding sequence ATGAAAATAGTCTGCCTCGATGCCGCGACGCTTGGAAGCGATGTAAAATTGGACGTTTTTGGGCAGTTTGGCGAGTTTGTTAGCTTTGAGACGACCGCCGAGGCTGAGCGCATAGAGCGGCTAAATGGCGCGGACGTCGCCGTCACGAACAAAGTCGTGATCGACAAAGAGACGATGGACGCGTCAAATTTAAAGCTAATCTGCATTAGCGCGACGGGTATGAACAACGTAGATCTCGCCTACGCCGCAGCAAAAGGCATCGCGGTAAAAAACGTCGCTGGGTATTCCACCGCTAGCGTCGTGCAGCATACGTTTGCTTGTCTTTTCGCGCTAACCAATCGCATTAAATTTTACGATAATTACGCGCAAAGCGGCGAGTGGGCGAAGAGCGAAATTTTTACGAATCTAGACCGCAGTATCGGCGAGATAGCGGGCAAAAGCTTCGGCGTCATCGGGCTTGGCGATATCGGCAGGGGCGTGGCGCGCATAGCGGCGGCATTTGGCGCGAGAGTGAGCTACTACTCAACTAGCGGCGCAAACGCAAACGCCGAGTTTAAAAGGCAAAATTTGGGCGAGCTTTTAAGCGGCTGCGACATCGTGAGCATCCATGCTCCGCTAAATGAAAAAACGCGAAATTTGATCGGTGAGCGGGAGCTAAATTTGATGAAAGAGGGCGCCATACTGATGAACTTCGGACGCGGCGGTATCGTAGATGAGAGCGCCGTAGCCAGTGCGATAGATGGGCGAAACCTGCGCTTTGCCTCGGATGTGCTAGAGACCGAGCCTATGCGCGCGGATCATCCGTTGCTAAATATCAAAAACAAGGAAAATTTGATACTCACTCCGCACGTGGCGTGGGCGAGCTTTGAGGCTAGAGAGCGGCTCGTAGCGATGATCGCGGAAAATATAAAAGAATTTTTGAAAGGATAA